DNA sequence from the Nicotiana tomentosiformis chromosome 3, ASM39032v3, whole genome shotgun sequence genome:
AGGGAAAAAGTATGATGTGGAAGCTACTTGAAGGTGAAGCAACAAAAACAAAATGAAAAGACAAcaatttgaaggaaaaaaaagtTTAAATAAAAAGGGAAGACTAGAGACTCATGACAAAGGTGGTAATCACAAAATGAAAGCCTTGCGTACTAAGGAGCTCTAATAGTGTAATTCAATCATATCGCCTAGTTGAAAAGGAGAGCAAAAATGGtggaattttgaaaagaattgtattttgaattGTGAAGATTGTAGTGCTTAGGAAGGTCGTAGTCACTCTTTACCCATATTGATGTCCTACCTCCAACCAAAATCCTACAATATATTCCCGTAAGTCCTAAATGATTTTGAACTAGGCACACCTACATTAGTGGAGATTTACgcgaggggcaagcctatggttctaCTTTTGTACATTTGAACTTCTTTTGTGAGAGGCAGTGCTTATTTCTTTTGTTCATATCTCACTTTTGCTTTGAAAATATAGTAATGTGTGTGGGAATCTCTCTTGATTTGTGAGGGCATATAAAAACTCGAGTGTGATTAATGTTTCTTTTCTCAATTGAGATACATGAACAAAAGAAAGTGGCCTTGTGACTTAAAGATAACTTTAAAAGCTTTGGGATCATAGTTTGAAAATCTTCTTGACTTGCTTGGTATCATGTGGTTTTGAAATTGAATCCTATAGAAGTTATCGAGGGGTCATGCATTTGAGTATAATTGTGGTACCAACCGAAGTCATATGTTTTTATGCTTGAATGCTTCTTCGCTTAGTTGTGATGCTAGCTTTAGCTTGTGAGCTTAAATATTTAATAGCTTCAATAAAATGGTACCTAAGTCTGAGTCTTGacttgcttgaggacaagcaaaattataagtttgggggagttgatttGTTAGCTTTTTAGCTAATTATTCTTATGTTTTGATAGAGTTTAATGCCCCATTTCTTGgaataaattggataattgtgcTTTGAATAGTGTATTTTCAGATTTTGAAGTTGTATGAGAACTTTGGAAttggaaaatataaaaaatgggtaAGAAGTCATCACTTTAGAGCTAAAATTGGAAAAAAATTGAAGCAAAAAGACTTTTAGGCAGACCGTTGGACACGGTTGCTCCAACCCTTGGACACGGTTCAAGAGAAGCTTGAAGAGTTGAAGAAATGAAGCTTCTGGAATTCGTTACGGTTCAGTTGCATCTCACAGTTGGCCCGACAGGGCATTTTGTCCACTTTTGGGACTTAGTATAAATAGCTATTTTAAGTCATTCTAGGGTATCTCTTTGGCAAGGAGACTTGTGTAGCAGCTGTTAGGGATTTCTTCTTGAGGAATTTGGATGACTTCACCATTGTTCTACACAATCTTTCTTTCCCCTTTAGCTATTATGTTTAGATTTTCATCTCTTTTTGTATTTTCCTTTCTTAATATGTCTAGCTAAGTTTATTAAGCTAGGATTGTGAACCCTAAGTGTGGTTATATTTTTGGGTTATTAATATTAGTTCTATATTTGATTAAGCTTTGTGTTATCTAATTACTCTATGCTTTATTGATTGATTTTGTGGTTGCAAACACTAAATTCATGCCTATTTTGCTTGTTCTAACTTGGAACAGTGGAACTTAGCTTAGGTACAAGGTAATTAGTAAGGAATTAAGTGGGTTAATCACTTGATTAATAAAATCGAACTAGGAATAGTGTGATTTCTACTTGGGCTAATCAATTGTTCATCATTGAGCCTTAGTTGACTTGAAAAAGTAACTTGGGGTAAAAACCTCTTAAGTGTTGGAAGACATTAAGTAGGTGGAATAGAAATTGAGGCCATAACACATGCTTAATTAACTGGAATTGAACATTTATATACCCAAAAGCATAGCCTACACGAAGGGAAAGAAATCCTAGCGCCTTTCTCTTATTTGTTACAACTACGTTTTTACTCGCACTtcaagtatttgataaaattcctaGACTAGTTTTCATAGTAAGTTTAGAAGTAATTTTAGAAGTAATTGAACGACCACTCTTTGTTTGAAGATTACATTAAGAATCATTGAGTTTGCACACATTTGGACACTCTAACACACACCTACTtcttgtgggattcgaccccaacctttGTTGTGTTTATTATTGCTAACGACCATACTACTTTCATATAGAGAGTAGGATTGGACGTCACCACCGATTCGTGGCtccggatgttattttggtgttttgagcatgcgagcaagttcgtatgatgtttttagacttgtgtggaagTTTAGTACGGAGCCCCGCTATTTTGTTAGAGAGGTCGGCAGTTCCATTCCTGGAAGCTTTGTTGGTAGTTTCGCGAACACTGCGTCCCCCAGcccacctcgcaaatgcgaacaggatctggcatttgcgagacctgcagtaTCAGCCCTGCACCAGCAAAATCTGAACTCTCTCAAAACACTGTGAAACGCATCCGAAACCCACTTTAaggatcatgatggcacctaggtaagcctaatacatgatccttaaggtgggattttgggtcgtgacagcaacaGTGAAAATATGATGGTGAATTTAAGGTCTAGAACTGTAATGCGTAGAGCAAAAGTTAGTAAAATCAATATTATAAGTTTATAACGTGAAGCTATAAACCATAGTTTGGATTCAACTGTTATTGTATTACTTAGTTTACAAACTCTAATTTGTAGCATCCTGCTCACCTCGGATTCTCTTAGCTGAAAATGAGAAAACAGCCATAACATGAATAGGGAAGAGATAAACACTTCTTGGTTGGCTTGACTGAATTGATCCATAGTCATTAAAAGACGCGTAATAGGCAAATAGGCACCCGTACATTCACGGAATTCTGTTTGCCACCCCCCAACTTCACAAGATTCTGTTAGCAGCCCTCTAAATTCATGAGTTATTTTTCATTTGCAGACGAAACAATCCGCCTATAACATTGGGCTCTAACAAAAATGATGGCCGCATCAAACTATAAAAGCAGAATATTGGGCAACTAAACTTTCTATCAATCATCTGGAAAGGACGGAATTGCTGAAAACATCTTCATCTTTACATTACATTACTTACATTAGCACCACAGAAGGAAACATTTAGGTGCAATCTACTATTATTTCTTTCATAAAAGAGTGGCGACATCCAAAAATACTAAGTTATACTACTAACCACTATCCTAAGACTATAACAAAACTTCCATTTCTCCAGCACCCTATCATCCCTGTCTATATGTAAACCTAAACAACATTCACTATTATTAAGCTGTATAAGGTACTTATTAACTATACAAGTCGTCGTCGTCTCCAGCAGCATTAGCAGAAGCGAACGGGTCGGTTGTTGCCCCAGTTGCTGTAGTATTAGCTGCGTGCTCTGCAAATTTGAACTCGGTTCCAAATCCGCGTGATTGCTGTAATGTTTGAGCAAAAAGCTGGTACTTCCTAATGTCAGCATCACTCACACTTCTTCGAGCATATTTCATGGACTCCTCAAAGTGTGCAGGCTTTATCTCAGCCACTTCATCACTGTCATCTTCATCCATGGCTTCAGGGTTCTCTCTCCTCTTCTTCTCTCTCTCAATATCCTGTCAATTTCCCAACCAAGATAAGTAAAATAATTTATCAAGTGAAAATTggattttaaaaagaaaatgcCCGACGGAGCAGCTTTAACCTATCGCTAAACATTCACCGGCAAAATTATTGAGGATTGTGATATCAGATAAATGGGACCTTCTACCGGCAAAATTAGATGTTGAAAACAATTGAAGAAATTACCAAGCCTAACAACTAGGAGTTTTTCCACCCTCATGTGAACTTTCAAAAATACCAGCAATGTGAAATACAAACCAAGGCAAATCTGAAGATAAATCATCTGACTTCAATAAGGAATTCTAATATCTTGATGTCCTAAAGGGACGCCTTTTACCTTTTCAATGTTTTCTCTAATGGCGTATTTGCATGCTCGCTGACAAATCTCAGTTATGTCTGCACCACTAAAACCATGTGTATACCGTGAGAGAGCTGCCAGATCCACGTCCTTAGAGACGGGGGACTTCCGCAAACAtgctttgaagatttgaagaCGGGAAGCTTCATCAGGGAGGGGGATGTAAATTAATTGGTCTAGACGACCTGGTCTGAGCAATGCAGGGTCAATAATGTCTGGCCTATTAGTTGCCCCAATGATGAATACTGTTTTCTTTGCTGTCATTCCATCCATTTCCGTCAACAATTGATTGAGTACTCTATCAGCAGCACCACCACCATCTCCCACAGAATGCCCCCTCTGAAATACGGACGTATGCAACAACAGGAGTTAGAAAAATGTAACAGGAACCAATAGACAACTCTATCAGGCTTCAGTTTATGAGGTATACGGTACCTGCATAGCAATGGAATCAAGTTCATCAAAGAACAGTACACATGGAGCAGACTGTCGTGCCTTGTCAAATATTTCCCGAACATTTGCTTCACTTTCTCCAAACCACATTGTAAGCAACTCGGGTCCTTTCACACTTATAAAGTTAGCCTGACACTCGTTTGCAATAGCTTTGGCAAGCAGAGTTTTGCCACAACCAGGAGGTCCATAGAAAAGAACCCCTTTAGAAGGAGACATGCCAAACTTCTCAAATTTCTCAGGATGCTCAACTGGGTACTGAACAGTCTGCCGCAAGCAAAGTGGATTTCCAAGTAAGAATAGTAGGAGAAGCAAATGAAATAATTTAAACACCAACCTCCGCACAGGAAAAAAACTTTTTTCTTTAACCCTAGAACTGAAACTATTAACCGAAACTCATGAACTGTGTCTCTTATCAATACGAACAATTATAAAGTTGTTCCTTATTTTTCAAGTTTTGGCAGACAATATACACAGATTACAATAAAACAATCGACACCACCTAAGAAGGCCTTAAAGCAATCAAAATTCATAATCACATACCTCTTGAAGTTCCCGCTTGACATTGTCCAGACCCCCAATATCCTCCCAAGAGATGTTGGGAACCTCCACAACCTGACAACCAGGAGATCCAGTTACTCTCTAGAAGTAGCAAAAGCAAACAGATATACTGAAAGACAAAGATCAGTTAACTACCACTTGAGGGACGGCTTTAATTATTAATAGATGAACTCACTGTTTCACGTAAAGCTGATGGATTTGAAGCACCCAGAGCAGTTTGAAAATGCTCATTAGTGACAGCCATTGAATTCAAAACTTCGGCATCGATGGTCTCATCCTCCAAGTCAATAACATCCATTTTCTCTCTGATACATTGCAGTGCAGCCTCAGTGCACAAGGCAGCAAGATCAGCTCCAACATAACCATGCGTGTCTCTTGCAACTCTTTCTAGATCAACCTGTGATGGCATCAAAATTTTTTTGATGAAACTGCTCATTATTGGAAAGCTAGGTAAACATAGCAAGCAACAAGAACAAGCAGAAGAGCAGCTCACATTATCAGCGAGCTTCATATTTTTACTATGAATACGTAGGATCTCCAACCGCCCTACTTCATCTGGTACGCCAATGTCAATCTCTCGGTCAAATCTCCCAAATCTCCTGAGAGCAGGATCAATGCTGTTTGGTCTGTTGGTGGCCCCCATGACAATCACATGATATCGAGACTTGAGCCCATCCATTAATGTCAGAAGTTGGGAAACAATACGCCGCTCAACTTCACCATGTGTCTTTTCTCGCTTTGGAGCAATTGAATCTAGCTCATCAATAAATATGATAGATGGTGCATTCCTTTCGGCTTCCTCGAATGCTTTCCTCAAGTTACCCTCACTCTCACCAGCCAATTTAGACATTATTTCAGGCCCATTAATCAGAAAGAAAAATGCACCAGTCTCATTGGCCACAGCTCTTCCAATCAGGGTCTTCCCCGATCCCGGAGGACCATACAGGAGAATACCTTTTGGTGGTTTCACACCAATTGACTTGAATAGCTGAGGATGCCTCAGAGGGAGTTCAACGAGCTCACGAATCTGAGCCATCTGCTTCCTCACACCCCCAACATCATCATATCCAACTTCATTTAGTCTCTCCTCATCCTCACGCTTGATGGGTTCTCCCTCACAAAAGATCTCTGTATCAGGTGCAACAACACAATATTCTCCAGGCTCCGTCTCAACCACTTTAAATTCAACACTGCGCATACCACCTCTGACTACGAAGAGATCGCCCTTCCTGACAGGACGGTAAGACTCCAAGAAGTATGCTGGTGTGTCAAGAACGACAAATGCAAACAGATTTTATGACAGTGTTAACCAATAACTGAAATAATCTAGAGAATGAAAATGACAAGGATATTGAGTATAGAAGAGATTGCGGCCTTACGCTTCAAGTACGCATCAAACAGGTTGCCAGTCATACCCTCAATAGTGTCATCAATAGGAAGAATGTGAACACGCTTCGCATACTTAACATCAGGACACTGATATACAGATACAACATCCCCAAGACGAATCTTGAGATTAGCTCGAACTACTTTGTTCATTCTGATCTTAGGTTCTTCACATTGGTCATCCACAAGGACAACGCAAACAGTGTCCTTCCGTTTTTTACCCTACAATACAAGTTTCTCTTAGTTTTTTCACAAAGGTTGACGAAGAAGAAGGGGAATGATATACTAAACTTATCAGAGTGAAACAGAACAAATATATAAAGGAAAGACCAGAACTCAACAAAACCTTTAGCAAGACAGTATCTCCTCGAAATAGTTGCAGCTCTTCCATTTTAGCAGGGTGCATAGATACCACTGAATTGTCATCATTTAAGGCCTCATCAACAATAAGTCGGTTAGGGGATTTCTTCCTCTCCAAAATTGCAGTTGAAAAATCATTTTTACTACTTGTCCTACATTTTCACGTTATAGAAGATTTGAAACAGTTAGAAAATAGAAGCTCATTAAATAATAGAAACTTCAGAACCCACTAATTACTCCATTCATTGGCCACAAACACCAATGCACTGCTGTAGTTCTGGCATACAATTCATGACCCAAAAATGATCACAAATACTATATGAAATTGACATTAAAGAATAAGCAATATTGATTTCATGAAGTAAGAAAACTGGAAGCAAGGGTGAGGAATTCAAAAGCAACAATAAATCCAGATTTTGCATAGACCGACTCTAAATTTCCATCCCATCTCTTGTCAATTTTGCCTAAGACTGAAGGAGGGGTGGTGGAGGACTAAGAAAATGGTGCTTACAAATGAAATGCTAACAAAATTTGAAACATGTTTATgtttttttactttatttgatattccctccgtcccaatttatctATACTTAAGCTTCTGGAGAGCAATTTGACTAATCTTCTAAGCTAAATTGGATTAAATCAAActcatattttaatataaaaatttaaatattaaacAATTATATAAAAGTACTACAAGTTACAATTTCTCGTGTCAATATAAtgagaaaatatattttaaaatattgatcaaagttaacataatttaaattttgAGAAACAAAAAGTCTCACATAAATAAatttggaacggagggagtatttaaAACCAGCTGCCAGAAACCTCCTTCAGTAAAACCTTTTCAACTGCTATACTAGCACGATCAGCAAACAAAACATAATATTTCACAAGTACAAATTATAAGTACAATAAGATATGCAACTACTTGGTATGAAGATGAGAGGGaactaagaaaaagaaaacatacGGGTCGGAAGTGGAAGAAGTTGGATCCGCCATGTTCGTAAGTAAGTTGCGAAGAGGAAGAAAACTACTCTTACAAATATACTAATATAGATAGATACAAATAGCAGCAGTAGAAGAAGGGACAAAGTTGCAAACTTTCCAAAGTGTTGGATACTTGTCGTTTCAACAGACACTTTACCTGTCCTCTGATTTCCCGCGCGGGTCcccttattttcattttttttcatttgATTCCTAGGACACGTCTATGTATTAGGATATTTTTTAATGGATAAGTATTTAGGGTAGCTTGGTTGCCGGTTAGAGTTATGcaggtattagttatacatatatTAGTTACGCAGATATTAGTTATATATGTACTAGttacgcaaaaaaaaaaaaaattaatttgttgtaTTAGAAATTGATATacattatataaattttaaagtaaAATACTTATTTACTGATTTTGTCTCTGATAGATTGAGAAGAGGAAGAGCCTAGTAGTGAGCCACCAGTATCTCTATGCTTGTTCTCCAAAGGGTTTGATACAAATCAATCTATAAAAGGAAGCCTTTATGTGTAAAATAATAGGGGTAAAtttatcattttaatattttatccatatattactaatacatgtattagttattcTATCTTCTACCCCACATAAAATAATACACAGATTGActcataacttatacatgtattattTATATAGAATTGTAAAATGACAACCAAACATGGTATTAGTTTTGCTGAATTTTGTACGAAGTAACTAATGGCTACCAAACATTGCATAAGTGATGTTACCCCCAATACATAGATATATTTTCTCCTAACTAAATACCAAACGACCACTAAGGTTATATGTTGTTGACAGTTGAGGGTTATGTATTGTTGATAGTTGACGCACCTCACATAATCATATTTATACTAACTCAATAAATATATGAGTATTTATAgttaaattataattaattaatatatgtttATATCAATTTATCACTTAACTtttaaaattattgtaaattgataTAAATACAGAGTgtgaatatatattttttcatttatataCTTTGATGATGGGATATGTTATGTAAAATAGTTTTTATGGTTGGGGTTTAACTAAACGCTAGGAAGTTTCggagaaaataaaaaaggaaaacaaaccATGAAGGTTTAGACGTATACAGAATTTCTTTATGCAAATCTTTCTTAAATGTTTGAGAAATATGGGGAGCTAGGTCTGCAATCACACAATTAAAATATCACGTCTTTGGGCGGTAAATGTTTTTttgcaaaaaaaattaaaaaaatagattAATCTAAATAGCCATTCATCTAATTTCTCAAACTAAAAATAGCCAgcaaatgtatatatatatatatatatatatatatatatatatatatatatatatatatatatatatatatatatatatataatttatgcacactggctagaaaaaataaacagtaaatCTGGCTGACGCTATTTGTGTAACAAAAAAAACTCGTTTGGGCAAAAATAATACCTTTTTATGAAAACAATGAAACTGAAGAAgatagaaaaaatatttattcGACTATCTAAACAAGCCAATAATAGTTTATTCTCGAACAAATGTCAGTTtgaataaaatactaattaatctaatattctatcaataaattatatatttttaaaaatatcgtAATTAGTGATGGTGATGGCTAAGGATGGTACTTGTGAATGCCAACTAGAGGCGGtggttggtgatggtggttctgAGTAGTAGCTAGTGGTAATTGGTAGTGATTGCGATTATGGTCGAGAATGGTGGTGGTAGGTGGTAATAATTAATAATGGTGGGTAGTGgtggtgtgtcacgacccaaaccgatgggccgtgacgagtgcccgagttccacttatcgaacacccctaagcattcgtctaagatataaacatgaaataagtataGGTCATGCATAAAGTCTAGAAATAAACTACTAATTTATATGAACAACCTACGtgagaaaacatgcccaaaaaacatatatacatacatatatatatatatatatatatatatatatatatatatatatatatatatatatatatagagagagagagagagagagagaatacgGTAGGgctagccgacaaggccacatactatctaactatacatgactgtctacaggcCTTtattagagtgtacaactgtataaaggacgactggggcccgtcgtacccatatatatATGTAAACACATCGTATCAAAACTCAAAGCAattccggatcaaatggagcacaccaactctcgctgatcaaggatcctaagaagggggaccgtcaacctgtctacctgcacctgcgggcatgaaacgcagcgtccccaagtaaaaagggacgtcggtacgaataatgtactgagtatgtaaagcatgaaaatcagtacataaaagacatagatgaaacatggggtaaagaattccacttgtgagtctaaataactttgtgaatcctcaaatatttataatatcatgcacgtgcgtgtaaatgtcgtatcatacataagtataggtgtacataacatcatcaagcctctgagcaTGAAAtatatcccatcatatcatctcggccactgtgggcaaaatcatcaacatataccagctgatcaggtggtggtatgtATATAACGCATTAAcctttttttcatatcccatatacatataatatacgtgtatataacaccttctagtcatgggtcaatgtacatgtataaatgcatgaaatgcataagaaatacgttaataagatttctcgaatatcataaaatcaatatgcctttcggacaaactttatcaaatacgtatttttctgagacccatgaacagaggatataataataattcacatggggaatcaagaatatagacacctctagtatttctatgaatagagtcatttatgaacgttgcatattttgctcgtttcgtttgtatcatttggatcatgccaaaaggaaaaaagggatagccttaacatacctcaagtcgtcaatgcaactcaacaacaagcttatgacaactagcgcgccaaccctatagcaAAAGAAATAagtgtacaatttagatggcggtagtatattatgtatctcaaacgataactcgattctaaaataaaacgggcagcatttcccctgattttactgctccctcaatcctactataggcgagatacaaaaataatacaatcagcaactcaaaaccaacctaattacaatccGGGACCTTCAATAtaacaaaaaccccaaatataccataatacacccaatcaacaaattatcaattagcctgCAACTACAACGATGAGcaaccaacctactaccctacaaTATGTGCCATTTCTCCACGccatttttatccttccaaactccataaatcatcaGCACAATAGATATCCCAAAAGtaacacaaaacagcccacaaaatagtccattacaaatcaaataactcgaactcacggctttcgatcaccgtcccgtgaggcctaactattaggaaacgaatttatcaacttttctt
Encoded proteins:
- the LOC104116359 gene encoding cell division cycle protein 48 homolog, with translation MADPTSSTSDPTSSKNDFSTAILERKKSPNRLIVDEALNDDNSVVSMHPAKMEELQLFRGDTVLLKGKKRKDTVCVVLVDDQCEEPKIRMNKVVRANLKIRLGDVVSVYQCPDVKYAKRVHILPIDDTIEGMTGNLFDAYLKPYFLESYRPVRKGDLFVVRGGMRSVEFKVVETEPGEYCVVAPDTEIFCEGEPIKREDEERLNEVGYDDVGGVRKQMAQIRELVELPLRHPQLFKSIGVKPPKGILLYGPPGSGKTLIGRAVANETGAFFFLINGPEIMSKLAGESEGNLRKAFEEAERNAPSIIFIDELDSIAPKREKTHGEVERRIVSQLLTLMDGLKSRYHVIVMGATNRPNSIDPALRRFGRFDREIDIGVPDEVGRLEILRIHSKNMKLADNVDLERVARDTHGYVGADLAALCTEAALQCIREKMDVIDLEDETIDAEVLNSMAVTNEHFQTALGASNPSALRETVVEVPNISWEDIGGLDNVKRELQETVQYPVEHPEKFEKFGMSPSKGVLFYGPPGCGKTLLAKAIANECQANFISVKGPELLTMWFGESEANVREIFDKARQSAPCVLFFDELDSIAMQRGHSVGDGGGAADRVLNQLLTEMDGMTAKKTVFIIGATNRPDIIDPALLRPGRLDQLIYIPLPDEASRLQIFKACLRKSPVSKDVDLAALSRYTHGFSGADITEICQRACKYAIRENIEKDIEREKKRRENPEAMDEDDSDEVAEIKPAHFEESMKYARRSVSDADIRKYQLFAQTLQQSRGFGTEFKFAEHAANTTATGATTDPFASANAAGDDDDLYS